Proteins encoded by one window of Micromonospora coxensis:
- a CDS encoding phosphotransferase, translated as MTTALSDAVASELRGRLSDVCVQIDVDPESASLVKYTMNAVFVAPPVVIRLAAGPHAATLAHRVVSLATCLEEAGMPTVRLATRVPSQPIFSGDWVATAWQYVPTVGDEPKPTDLAAPLRELHSLDRLEVELPVWSPIEKFRRRLNAAAALPAEEAGELERWSRAELGTPSADLLRYLHRRCDEAEEDLDRVDWRLPPGIIHGDAHTGNVLLPASGGGRAARREPLLCDLDGMSVGPREWDLVPTAHGATRFGRSLNDYRDFVDAYGVDLMAWTGWTILRRVRELQLVTSTIDTLAGRPEVARELAHRLRSLFADDHEVTWRRYR; from the coding sequence ATGACCACGGCACTCAGTGACGCTGTCGCTTCGGAACTTCGCGGCCGTCTGAGCGACGTCTGCGTGCAGATCGACGTCGATCCGGAGAGTGCCAGCCTGGTCAAATACACAATGAACGCGGTGTTCGTCGCACCGCCGGTCGTGATCCGACTCGCTGCCGGCCCGCACGCCGCAACGCTCGCCCATCGGGTGGTGTCGCTCGCGACATGCCTTGAAGAGGCCGGCATGCCGACCGTGCGGCTCGCCACCCGGGTGCCGTCTCAACCGATCTTCAGCGGGGATTGGGTCGCCACCGCATGGCAGTACGTCCCGACCGTCGGCGACGAGCCCAAGCCGACCGACCTGGCTGCGCCACTCCGTGAGCTCCACAGTCTTGACCGGCTCGAGGTAGAGCTGCCGGTCTGGTCACCGATTGAGAAGTTCCGCCGGCGTCTCAACGCTGCCGCTGCGCTACCGGCTGAGGAAGCCGGCGAGTTGGAGAGATGGTCGAGAGCAGAACTGGGGACTCCATCCGCCGACTTGCTTCGCTACCTTCACCGCCGCTGCGACGAGGCGGAGGAGGATCTGGATCGGGTCGACTGGCGGCTCCCGCCAGGCATCATTCACGGGGATGCGCATACTGGGAACGTTCTCTTGCCAGCATCGGGCGGGGGCCGCGCCGCCCGTCGGGAGCCTCTGCTCTGCGACCTGGATGGAATGAGCGTCGGTCCGCGGGAGTGGGATCTCGTACCGACCGCCCACGGAGCTACCCGGTTCGGGCGCTCACTGAACGACTACAGGGACTTTGTCGATGCCTATGGCGTTGACCTCATGGCCTGGACCGGGTGGACGATCTTGCGGCGGGTTCGAGAGTTGCAACTCGTTACCAGCACCATCGACACGCTTGCCGGCCGTCCGGAGGTAGCCCGCGAGCTGGCCCACAGGCTGCGGTCACTCTTCGCAGACGACCATGAGGTCACATGGCGCCGTTACCGGTAG
- a CDS encoding tetratricopeptide repeat protein encodes MQRVVRPQWWQNGTYRGVPVRVLLARHDIGAVFGFLKERGFSWSAIATATGLGASRVSEIAAGRRIVTDYSVLERIAEGLCIPRHYMGLALDEQALHHRQEIPLKPGGTAAPVDPRELLGVVASIAVGAIPAGVERWLPSSQEVAIPAAVGQDEVATVRAVTAFHRRLDAAAGGGRCLQSARGYVAWATQLLQVQCGDAVAAQLRAALAELHNLVGWVAHDLDNHDLARRHLTQSLVLARQTDSLPLLANTLYRLGRVSLHQEQPAEALQLFGLGQLAAQQAGCHASVGILHANSAWAYALLGADHQAVDSLTRARRELDQADPDTAPDWTHFALTEADVHGISAVVYSALARHPEHVGYVDRAAEHSHQAVRLRRPQDRRSFIFDTISVATASILAGDLATAGEYGTKAVGLVADGMRSARVNDRLNALWELAAPQVEREPALAALGSRIAELQAV; translated from the coding sequence ATGCAGCGGGTGGTCAGGCCGCAGTGGTGGCAGAACGGCACCTACCGTGGCGTCCCTGTCCGCGTGCTCCTTGCTCGCCACGACATCGGAGCGGTCTTCGGCTTCCTCAAGGAACGCGGCTTCAGCTGGTCCGCGATCGCGACCGCAACCGGCCTCGGTGCCAGCCGGGTCTCAGAAATCGCCGCGGGCCGGCGCATAGTCACGGACTACTCAGTGCTGGAGCGCATCGCCGAAGGGTTGTGCATCCCGCGCCATTACATGGGGCTCGCTCTCGATGAACAAGCCCTTCATCACCGGCAAGAGATCCCTCTCAAGCCGGGCGGAACAGCCGCGCCCGTTGACCCCCGCGAGTTGCTCGGTGTGGTCGCGAGCATCGCCGTGGGTGCCATACCTGCCGGTGTCGAGCGATGGCTCCCCAGCTCTCAGGAGGTCGCCATCCCCGCTGCCGTCGGCCAGGATGAAGTCGCCACCGTCCGTGCGGTGACGGCCTTTCACCGCCGGCTCGATGCGGCTGCCGGAGGCGGCCGCTGCCTGCAATCCGCACGCGGCTACGTAGCGTGGGCGACGCAGCTTCTACAGGTGCAGTGCGGAGATGCAGTGGCTGCCCAGCTTCGGGCAGCACTTGCGGAGCTGCACAACCTGGTTGGATGGGTGGCGCACGATCTCGACAACCACGACCTGGCGCGTCGGCATCTCACCCAGAGCCTCGTCCTGGCCCGACAGACCGACTCCCTGCCGCTGCTGGCCAACACGCTGTATCGCCTGGGGCGGGTCAGTCTGCACCAGGAGCAGCCAGCCGAGGCGCTCCAACTGTTCGGGCTCGGCCAGCTCGCCGCACAGCAGGCTGGCTGCCATGCCAGCGTCGGCATACTTCACGCCAACTCCGCGTGGGCTTACGCGCTCCTGGGCGCCGACCACCAGGCCGTCGACAGCCTGACCCGGGCACGGCGCGAACTCGACCAGGCTGACCCGGACACCGCGCCGGACTGGACCCACTTCGCGCTGACCGAGGCCGACGTACACGGCATCTCCGCCGTGGTCTACTCCGCCCTGGCCCGCCATCCGGAGCACGTCGGCTACGTCGACCGCGCCGCCGAGCACTCCCACCAAGCCGTCCGGCTACGCCGCCCCCAAGATCGCCGGTCCTTCATCTTCGACACGATCTCGGTCGCCACGGCGAGTATCCTGGCCGGTGATCTCGCCACCGCTGGCGAGTACGGGACGAAGGCGGTGGGCCTGGTGGCGGACGGAATGCGATCGGCTCGCGTCAACGATCGTCTGAACGCCCTGTGGGAGCTCGCCGCGCCGCAGGTCGAGCGGGAGCCGGCGCTGGCTGCTCTCGGCAGCCGGATCGCGGAGCTGCAGGCGGTCTGA
- a CDS encoding GOLPH3/VPS74 family protein: protein MNPAHGAGEQHAVQHVHSQPASPRVPLRAVGTAAMQTGRIADEFFFMAHDDRTGRPRLFDSALATGLAAGLLAELYFAGRITFDRGHIRVRDARPPADWLQHLVLDRLVAEQQHTATRVWLAFLGASAYEQVAQRMWQVGLVHPQRVGRLWRQRTVYLPTDINTAAWPWARLSQQLRNRRGLDDFDIALAGLTLHTQLETALLDGAPLAARSYLRQLVEQSWPPLRDLLADLGSVVGGTVLSHRTS, encoded by the coding sequence GTGAACCCAGCTCACGGTGCCGGTGAACAGCACGCCGTCCAGCATGTCCACTCTCAGCCCGCTTCGCCGCGCGTCCCGCTGCGCGCCGTCGGCACCGCCGCCATGCAGACCGGCCGCATCGCCGACGAGTTCTTCTTCATGGCCCACGACGACCGGACCGGCCGGCCCCGGCTCTTTGACTCCGCACTGGCCACCGGCCTGGCCGCCGGGCTGCTCGCCGAGCTCTACTTCGCCGGCCGGATCACGTTCGACCGTGGGCACATCCGGGTCAGGGACGCCCGGCCGCCGGCGGACTGGCTGCAACACCTGGTCCTCGACCGGCTCGTCGCCGAGCAGCAGCACACCGCGACCCGGGTGTGGCTGGCGTTTCTCGGCGCGTCAGCCTACGAGCAGGTCGCTCAGCGCATGTGGCAGGTGGGCCTCGTGCATCCGCAGCGGGTAGGCCGGTTGTGGCGCCAGCGCACGGTCTACCTGCCGACCGACATCAACACGGCAGCCTGGCCGTGGGCGCGGTTGTCCCAGCAGCTGCGTAACCGTCGAGGCCTCGATGACTTCGATATCGCCCTGGCCGGTCTGACGCTGCACACCCAGTTGGAGACGGCGCTGCTCGATGGCGCACCGCTGGCGGCGCGCTCGTACCTGCGCCAGCTGGTCGAGCAGTCGTGGCCGCCGTTGCGTGACCTTTTGGCCGACCTCGGCAGCGTCGTCGGCGGGACCGTCCTCAGCCACCGCACCTCCTGA
- a CDS encoding APC family permease — protein sequence MPYSTPDTVSAVLARGRLGIPSVVFFVIAAAAPLTVVAGGATTGYAVTGVSGIPVSYLVVAAVLALFAVGYVAMSRRIINAGAFYTYVTRGLGRPAGVAAAMVALLAYNAMQIGLYGGFGAVLAQFLGDQYGWDVAWWVCALIAWAVVAVLGVLRIDLNGKVLAVMLVAECAVAVVFDAVMVGYPAGGTVTFDTLAPSHVFAAGIGAALVTAITGFVGFEGTVVFSEETRDPRRTVARATYIAVAATGLLYGLSAWAMSVATGPDKIVDAARSDGTELIFNLVSPHLGAGVVTIGRVLFITSLFAALLSFHHTVARYLFALGRERVVPAVLGRTSRRTGAPKAGSILQSVIAVAVLVGYAAANADPITHLFFWVTVTGGLGVLALMTVTSAAVVGFFARITHTEGPWRALIAPLTATLALTAVLVVTVQEFDTLLGVDPHSPLRWLFPAAYAVAALVGAAWALILRAARPDVYDAIGLGADSATLPLRRTDVIRQPA from the coding sequence ATGCCCTACTCGACACCCGACACCGTCTCCGCAGTCCTCGCTCGGGGCCGGCTCGGGATCCCCTCCGTGGTGTTCTTCGTGATCGCCGCAGCGGCGCCCCTCACCGTGGTCGCCGGCGGCGCGACCACCGGCTACGCCGTCACCGGCGTCTCGGGTATTCCCGTGTCGTACCTGGTCGTGGCCGCCGTGCTCGCCCTGTTCGCGGTCGGCTACGTGGCCATGTCCCGACGGATCATCAACGCCGGGGCGTTCTATACGTACGTCACCAGGGGGCTCGGCCGCCCGGCGGGCGTCGCCGCGGCCATGGTCGCACTGCTGGCCTACAACGCCATGCAGATCGGCCTGTACGGCGGGTTCGGCGCGGTCCTTGCGCAGTTCCTCGGGGACCAGTACGGCTGGGACGTCGCGTGGTGGGTGTGTGCGCTGATCGCCTGGGCCGTCGTCGCCGTCCTCGGCGTGCTGCGCATCGATCTGAACGGAAAGGTCCTCGCGGTCATGCTCGTCGCTGAGTGTGCCGTCGCCGTCGTCTTCGACGCGGTGATGGTCGGCTACCCCGCCGGCGGGACGGTCACCTTCGACACCCTCGCCCCGTCACACGTCTTCGCCGCCGGCATCGGCGCCGCGCTGGTCACCGCCATCACGGGTTTCGTGGGCTTCGAGGGCACCGTCGTGTTCTCCGAGGAGACGCGTGACCCGCGCCGGACCGTCGCGCGAGCCACCTACATCGCGGTGGCCGCCACCGGACTGCTCTACGGCCTGTCCGCGTGGGCGATGTCCGTCGCCACCGGCCCCGACAAGATCGTGGACGCCGCCCGCTCCGACGGGACCGAACTGATCTTCAACCTGGTGTCCCCGCACCTCGGGGCCGGCGTCGTGACCATCGGCCGGGTCCTCTTCATCACCAGCCTGTTCGCGGCCCTGCTGAGCTTCCACCACACCGTGGCCCGGTACCTGTTCGCCCTCGGCCGCGAACGCGTCGTGCCCGCCGTGCTGGGACGGACCAGCCGGCGCACCGGCGCACCGAAGGCCGGCTCGATCCTCCAGAGCGTCATCGCGGTGGCCGTCCTCGTCGGTTATGCCGCAGCCAACGCGGACCCGATCACGCACCTGTTCTTCTGGGTCACGGTGACCGGTGGCCTCGGCGTCCTGGCCCTGATGACCGTCACCTCCGCGGCCGTGGTCGGCTTCTTCGCCCGCATCACGCACACCGAGGGCCCGTGGCGCGCACTCATCGCGCCCCTGACCGCCACGCTCGCGCTGACGGCGGTCCTCGTCGTCACGGTGCAGGAGTTCGACACCCTCCTCGGCGTCGACCCGCACTCGCCGCTGCGCTGGCTCTTCCCGGCCGCATACGCCGTCGCCGCGCTTGTCGGCGCGGCCTGGGCGCTGATCCTGCGCGCCGCGAGACCAGACGTCTACGACGCCATCGGCCTCGGCGCGGACAGCGCCACCTTGCCCCTCCGCAGAACCGACGTCATCCGCCAGCCGGCCTGA
- a CDS encoding GNAT family N-acetyltransferase has protein sequence MTAVSTSVTVRRATRDDTDPLISVLAEAFFAGPVADWLIPDHDDRRAVYQRYFELVLHHGLEHGHVDTTIDLSAVAIWYPRPEPPRGTSPEHQVALEAATGVYAPKFTLLEAMFEAFHPREPHHYLAYVAVSPEQQGRGVGAALLNSYHRRLDAVGMPAYLEASNMRNRRLYLRLGYRAGPPLILPTSGPTIWRMWRGTPTATGPAAFPATEPLSRRRAR, from the coding sequence ATGACCGCCGTCAGCACCAGCGTGACCGTGCGCCGCGCCACCCGCGACGACACGGACCCCCTGATCTCCGTCCTCGCCGAGGCGTTCTTCGCCGGACCCGTCGCCGACTGGCTGATCCCCGACCACGACGACCGACGCGCCGTCTACCAGCGGTACTTCGAGCTCGTCCTGCACCACGGCCTCGAGCACGGCCACGTCGACACGACCATCGACCTGTCCGCCGTCGCGATCTGGTATCCCCGCCCCGAACCGCCGCGTGGAACCTCACCAGAGCACCAGGTGGCGCTGGAGGCCGCAACCGGCGTGTACGCGCCGAAGTTCACCCTCCTCGAGGCGATGTTCGAGGCGTTCCATCCCCGCGAACCGCACCACTACCTCGCGTACGTAGCGGTCAGCCCGGAACAGCAGGGCCGCGGTGTCGGCGCTGCCCTGTTGAACAGCTACCACCGCCGACTCGACGCAGTAGGCATGCCGGCGTACCTGGAAGCCAGCAACATGCGCAACCGCAGACTGTACCTCCGACTCGGGTACCGGGCCGGCCCGCCGCTGATCCTGCCCACCAGCGGACCGACGATCTGGCGGATGTGGCGCGGAACGCCCACCGCCACCGGCCCGGCCGCCTTCCCCGCCACCGAACCGCTGTCGCGACGGCGGGCCCGGTGA
- a CDS encoding GNAT family N-acetyltransferase has product MLTDAVADDPVAEWLVPDPHERRSIFQGLLSMEVDHAVEWGSVDVLLDMTGVAVWRRHPANDAAVLSDHHLGTFTKRALPRFRQLNALVDSYRSAAPHHWLAWLYVSPRRRGQGIGTALLARQHQVVDQLGHPIDVVVTSEPARDFLHAHGYFAGLPLHLPSSPRLWPLRCAAPPATQPTAPVRIA; this is encoded by the coding sequence ATGCTGACCGACGCCGTCGCGGACGACCCGGTCGCCGAGTGGCTGGTGCCCGACCCGCACGAACGGCGATCCATCTTCCAAGGGCTGCTGTCGATGGAAGTCGACCACGCCGTCGAATGGGGCAGCGTCGACGTGCTGCTCGACATGACCGGCGTCGCGGTGTGGCGTCGGCATCCGGCCAACGACGCAGCCGTGCTGTCGGACCACCACCTCGGCACCTTCACCAAACGGGCGTTGCCCCGGTTCCGGCAGCTCAACGCGCTGGTGGACAGCTACAGGTCCGCCGCGCCGCATCACTGGCTGGCGTGGCTGTACGTCTCCCCGCGCCGCCGCGGGCAGGGCATCGGCACCGCCCTGCTCGCCCGTCAGCACCAGGTCGTCGACCAGTTGGGGCACCCGATCGACGTGGTGGTGACCAGCGAGCCCGCCCGAGACTTCCTGCACGCCCACGGCTACTTCGCCGGCCTGCCTCTGCACCTGCCCAGCAGCCCGCGGCTCTGGCCCCTGCGCTGCGCCGCCCCGCCCGCCACTCAGCCGACCGCGCCGGTCCGGATCGCCTGA
- a CDS encoding FxLD family lanthipeptide gives MALTTPEQSTAGSGDEFDLDVSLLEVADLAGLVNLTDDGCGSTCTACTTNVA, from the coding sequence ATGGCCCTCACCACTCCCGAGCAGAGCACGGCCGGCAGCGGCGACGAGTTCGACCTGGACGTCAGCCTGCTGGAGGTGGCGGACCTGGCCGGCCTGGTCAACCTGACCGACGACGGCTGCGGCAGCACCTGCACCGCCTGCACCACCAACGTCGCCTGA